In Zygosaccharomyces rouxii strain CBS732 chromosome D complete sequence, one DNA window encodes the following:
- the RPS5 gene encoding 40S ribosomal protein uS7 (highly similar to uniprot|P26783 Saccharomyces cerevisiae YJR123W), which yields MSDVEAPVEAQEEFEVVEEFTPVKLATPIPEEVQQGQQEIKLFNKWSYKGVEVKDPSLVDYIQIRQPIFVPHTAGRYANKRFRKAQCPIFERLTNSMMMNGRNNGKKLKALRILKHTLDIINVLTDQNPLQVVVDAVTNTGPREDTTRVGGGGAARRQSVDVSPLRRVNQAIALLTIGAREAAFRNIKTIAETLAEELINAAKGSSTSYAIKKKDELERVAKSNR from the coding sequence ATGTCTGACGTTGAAGCTCCAGTTGAAGCTCAGGAAGAGTTCGAAGTCGTTGAGGAATTTACTCCTGTTAAGTTGGCCACTCCAATCCCAGAGGAGGTTCAACAGGGTCAACAAGagatcaaattgtttaacAAATGGTCTTACAAGGGTGTTGAAGTCAAAGACCCATCTTTGGTTGACTACATTCAAATCAGACAACCAATCTTTGTCCCTCACACTGCTGGCCGTTACGCCAACAAGAGATTCAGAAAGGCTCAATGCCCAATCTTCGAAAGATTGACCAACTCTATGATGATGAATGGTAGAAACAACGGTAAGAAGTTGAAAGCTCTAAGAATCCTAAAGCACACTCTTGATATCATCAACGTTTTGACTGACCAAAACCCATTGCAAGTTGTCGTCGATGCTGTCACTAACACCGGTCCAAGAGAAGACACTACCAGAgtcggtggtggtggtgccGCTAGAAGACAATCCGTTGATGTGTCTCCATTGAGAAGAGTTAACCAAGCTATTGCTTTGTTGACTATCGGTGCTAGAGAAGCTGCTTTCAGAAACATCAAGACCATCGCTGAAACTTTGGCTGAAGAGTTGATCAACGCCGCTAAGGGTTCCTCCACTTCTTACGCcatcaagaagaaggacGAATTGGAACGTGTTGCCAAGTCCAACCGTTAA
- the IBA57 gene encoding Iba57p (similar to uniprot|P47158 Saccharomyces cerevisiae YJR122W CAF17 Mitochondrial protein that interacts with Ccr4p in the two-hybrid system 3'-untranslated region contains a putative mRNA localization element common to genes encoding mitochondrial proteins) gives MKAVTIARRFNHATLQYASNKKSFLKIRGPEAPKFLNGLVTSKLLPAFTKKNLTTINPHQEDKNNQLELDFDETHSNWGVFNEMGYNGSYISRFGTYTGILNSKGRLLTDTLLYPSPLCHGTKKSMAWPEYLLEFDPSIGSTLNKMLDLHVLTSKVKTKLYEGGFTSWDMRILLPGLQAEDENPWISNVLEPSTMTKNPQDAQAFAAGLASALFQGNEAQVIAMYIERRTDQLIEADGSMGQQFRVVTKNGVDLKSILNPQGFPFEFKLEEVDPAFFRRLRFEQGYVDSVQDYTAESLLPLELNFDFLPNAVSADKGCYIGQELTARTFATGILRKRLVPVTLFNPENYPLPQGKQYPDISMEPDPNETRKPSANSNPFGNTKTPKRQRPAGSLIASEGNKGVAMLRIEHFKRAFHSEEDDKPFYIATEDGKRIGIIPSQPFWLLDHEEDL, from the coding sequence ATGAAAGCTGTAACAATAGCACGAAGATTTAACCATGCTACATTACAATATGCTTCTAATAAAAAATCGTTCTTAAAGATACGTGGACCTGAAGCTCCCAAGTTTTTAAATGGACTAGTTACATCGAAACTATTACCAGCCTTTACAAAGAAGAACTTGACAACTATTAACCCCCATCAAGAGGATAAAAATAACCAATTAGAATTAGACTTTGATGAAACTCATAGTAATTGGGGGGTTTTCAACGAAATGGGTTATAATGGCTCTTATATCTCTAGATTTGGTACTTATACCGGAATACTTAATAGTAAAGGTCGTCTTTTAACTGATACCCTTCTTTATCCATCACCACTGTGTCATGGAACCAAAAAATCCATGGCATGGCCAGAGTATCTTTTGGAGTTTGATCcatcaattggttcaacGCTGAATAAAATGTTAGATCTACACGTTCTCACTAGTAAAGTTAAGACTAAATTATATGAAGGTGGATTTACCTCTTGGGATATGAGAATTCTGTTACCAGGTTTACAGgctgaagatgagaatCCCTGGATTTCTAACGTTTTGGAACCATCTACCATGACGAAAAACCCTCAAGATGCGCAAGCATTTGCCGCCGGTTTGGCATCAGCTCTATTCCAAGGTAATGAAGCTCAAGTTATTGCCATGTATATCGAAAGACGTACAGACCAATTAATTGAAGCAGATGGATCTATGGGTCAACAGTTTAGAGTTGTCACTAAGAATGGTGTCGATTTAAAATCGATTTTAAACCCACAAGGCTTCCCCTTTGAATTTAAGCTTGAAGAAGTAGATCCTGCATTCTTTAGAAGATTAAGATTTGAGCAGGGTTATGTTGATAGTGTCCAGGACTACACAGCAGAATCATTACTGCCATTAGAATTAAATTTCGATTTTTTACCCAATGCTGTAAGTGCTGATAAAGGCTGTTATATCGGCCAAGAACTAACCGCTAGAACTTTTGCAACAGGTATTTTGAGAAAAAGACTGGTTCCAGTAACTTTGTTCAATCCTGAGAATTATCCATTACCGCAGGGCAAACAGTACCCTGATATTAGCATGGAACCCGATCCAAATGAAACTCGCAAACCAAGTGCTAATTCTAATCCCTTTGGGAACACTAAAACTCCTAAACGTCAAAGACCCGCAGGTTCCCTAATTGCCAGTGAAGGCAATAAAGGTGTTGCAATGTTACGTATTGAGCATTTCAAAAGGGCATTCCATAGtgaggaagatgataaacCATTCTATATCGCTACAGAAGACGGTAAAAGGATAGGGATTATCCCGAGCCAGCCATTTTGGCTACTTGACCATGAAGAAGATCTGTAA
- the ATP2 gene encoding F1F0 ATP synthase subunit beta (uniprot|Q76FP6 Zygosaccharomyces rouxii ZrATP2 Mitochondrial ATPase beta-subunit), protein MVLPKLFPASSRAALQAARRSVPFTGVRGLASAAATNGKVRAVIGAVVDVQFDQENLPEILNALEIERPQGKLVLEVAQHLGENTVRAIAMDGTSGLVRGAPVSDTGAPISVPVGKETLGRIINVIGEPIDEAGPINTTVRRPIHAEAPSFVEQSTNSEVLETGIKVVDLLAPYARGGKIGLFGGAGVGKTVFIQELINNIAKAHGGFSVFTGVGERTREGNDLYREMMETGVIDLKGESKVALVFGQMNEPPGARARVALTGLTVAEYFRDEEGQDVLLFIDNIFRFTQAGSEVSALLGRIPSAVGYQPTLSTDMGALQERIATTQKGSVTSVQAVYVPADDLTDPAPATTFAHLDATTVLSRGISELGIYPAVDPLDSKSRLLDASIVGEEHYNTASNVQMTLQAYKSLQDIIAILGMDELSEQDKLTVERARKIQRFLSQPFATAQVFTGIEGKLVRLKDTIRSFKEVLDGKYDHLPENAFYMVGGIEDVIAKAEKLAAGGN, encoded by the coding sequence ATGGTCTTACCCAAGCTTTTCCCTGCTTCCTCTCGTGCAGCTTTGCAAGCTGCACGTCGTTCGGTTCCATTTACCGGTGTTAGAGGTTTAGCCTCTGCTGCCGCTACTAACGGTAAAGTTAGAGCTGTTATTGGTGCCGTCGTGGATGTTCAATTCgatcaagaaaatttgCCAGAAATTTTGAACGCCCtagaaattgaaagacCTCAAGGTAAATTGGTTTTGGAAGTTGCTCAACATTTGGGTGAAAACACCGTTAGAGCAATTGCCATGGATGGTACCAGTGGTCTAGTTCGTGGTGCTCCTGTCTCTGATACTGGTGCTCCAATTTCCGTCCCAGTTGGTAAGGAAACCCTAGGTAGAATTATCAACGTTATTGGTgaaccaattgatgaagctggTCCAATCAACACTACAGTTAGAAGACCAATTCACGCTGAAGCACCATCATTTGTCGAGCAATCCACTAACTCTGAAGTTTTGGAAACCGGTATTAAGGTTGTCGATTTGTTAGCTCCTTACGCTAGAGGTGGTAAGATTGGTCTTTTcggtggtgctggtgtcGGTAAAACCGTTTTCatccaagaattgattaacaACATTGCTAAGGCCCATGGTGGTTTCTCAGTTTTCACCGGTGTCGGTGAAAGAACCAGAGAAGGTAACGATTTGTACCGTGAAATGATGGAAACTGGTGTCATTGACTTGAAGGGTGAATCTAAGGTCGCCTTGGTTTTCGGTCAAATGAACGAACCACCAGGAGCTAGAGCCAGAGTTGCTCTAACTGGTTTGACCGTGGCTGAATACTTcagagatgaagaaggtcAAGATGTCTTGCTTTTCATTGACAACATTTTCAGATTTACCCAAGCTGGTTCCGAAGTGTCTGCCCTTTTGGGTCGTATTCCATCTGCTGTCGGTTATCAACCAACTTTGTCTACTGATATGGGTGCTTTGcaagaaagaattgcaaCCACTCAAAAGGGTTCCGTTACCTCCGTCCAAGCCGTCTACGTGCCAGCAGATGATTTGACTGATCCTGCTCCTGCCACCACTTTTGCCCACTTGGACGCTACCACCGTGTTGTCCAGAGGTATTTCTGAATTGGGTATTTACCCAGCCGTGGATCCATTGGATTCCAAATCTCGTTTGTTAGACGCTTCTATCGTTGGTGAAGAGCACTACAACACTGCATCTAACGTTCAAATGACTCTACAAGCTTACAAATCTTTGCAAGATATCATTGCCATTTTGGGTATGGATGAATTGTCTGAACAAGACAAGCTAACCGTGGAAAGAGCAAGAAAGATCCAAAGATTCTTGTCTCAACCATTTGCTACCGCTCAAGTTTTCACCGGTATCGAAGGTAAACTGGTTAGATTAAAGGACACTATCAGATCTTTCAAGGAAGTTTTGGATGGTAAATACGATCACTTGCCAGAAAATGCCTTCTACATGGTTGGTGGTATTGAGGATGTTATCGCTAaggctgaaaaattggctGCTGGTGGTAACTAA